One window from the genome of Chloroflexota bacterium encodes:
- a CDS encoding DUF3536 domain-containing protein, giving the protein MDKIGACIFVYLQTSLPIYSYSMPAFCLHAHFYQPPRGNPFVDRFGADEIGHEAGAEPYENFNEKVTTECYLPNAELGNFEQMSFDVGSTLLRWMRDHAPNTYARILESDRKYLSEFGVGNAIATPSHHTILPLIRARDKVTQIKWGLAGFEHAYGRKTTGMWLPEMAVDLETLQALHDQGVRYTILSESQAEGAPDSGGPYWVKLPNGEHIAVFLRDDSLSVQIAFNIQTLGGAGRWARNTLASRRKDTGPLELKGERLTLIAVEGETFGHHHAGEEHFLHWLLSFEAGAVNQSVTTLERHLKANPPQVEITIKEYTSWSCPHGLGRFAAGCDCTPGASNWKGALRRAFDNLANNVDDLYITEMDEAGLDPWKLRNDYARVTLGQVDVEKLLQDHGLSGADSDHDTIGRLGALLAAQYFRQRMYTAATFKYEDLSRPEPRYGIANGLRAALLCQEAAGADLVPDFRRDLAQAASNRTGQTGAQLLDEAVVQAEATLTK; this is encoded by the coding sequence GTGGATAAGATTGGCGCTTGTATATTTGTGTACTTGCAGACTTCTTTACCCATCTACAGCTACTCGATGCCCGCCTTCTGCCTTCACGCCCACTTCTACCAGCCGCCGCGCGGCAACCCGTTTGTGGATCGTTTCGGCGCGGATGAGATCGGCCACGAGGCCGGGGCCGAGCCTTACGAAAATTTCAACGAGAAGGTCACGACCGAGTGCTATCTGCCCAACGCCGAACTGGGCAACTTCGAGCAGATGTCGTTCGATGTTGGCTCCACCCTCCTGCGCTGGATGCGCGATCACGCGCCCAACACCTACGCCCGCATTCTGGAATCGGATCGCAAATACCTTTCCGAATTTGGCGTCGGCAACGCCATCGCTACACCCTCGCACCACACCATCCTGCCCCTCATCCGCGCCCGCGACAAAGTGACCCAGATCAAATGGGGCCTGGCCGGCTTTGAACATGCCTATGGCCGAAAGACGACCGGGATGTGGTTACCGGAGATGGCGGTTGACCTGGAGACTCTGCAAGCCTTGCACGATCAAGGTGTCCGGTACACGATCCTGAGCGAGTCGCAGGCAGAAGGCGCGCCCGACAGCGGCGGGCCGTACTGGGTGAAACTGCCGAACGGCGAGCACATCGCCGTGTTCCTGCGCGACGACTCGCTCTCGGTGCAGATCGCTTTCAACATTCAAACGCTGGGCGGGGCCGGGCGCTGGGCCAGGAACACGCTGGCCTCGCGCCGCAAGGACACCGGCCCGCTCGAACTCAAAGGCGAACGGCTGACCTTGATCGCCGTCGAAGGCGAAACCTTCGGCCACCACCACGCCGGCGAAGAACATTTCCTTCACTGGTTGCTGTCGTTTGAAGCCGGGGCCGTCAACCAGAGCGTCACCACGCTGGAACGCCACCTGAAAGCCAACCCGCCGCAAGTCGAGATCACGATCAAAGAGTACACCTCCTGGTCGTGCCCGCACGGCCTGGGCCGCTTCGCCGCCGGTTGCGATTGCACGCCCGGCGCCTCCAACTGGAAGGGCGCGCTCCGCCGCGCCTTTGACAACCTGGCCAACAACGTGGACGATCTCTACATCACCGAAATGGACGAAGCCGGGCTTGACCCGTGGAAACTGCGGAACGATTACGCGCGCGTCACGCTGGGGCAGGTGGACGTGGAGAAGCTACTGCAAGATCACGGCCTCTCAGGGGCCGACTCGGATCATGACACGATTGGCCGCTTGGGCGCGCTTCTGGCCGCCCAGTATTTCCGCCAGCGCATGTACACCGCCGCCACTTTTAAGTATGAAGACCTCTCACGGCCTGAGCCGCGCTACGGCATTGCCAACGGACTGCGCGCCGCACTGCTCTGCCAGGAAGCCGCCGGGGCCGACCTTGTGCCCGACTTCCGCCGCGACCTGGCTCAAGCGGCGTCCAACCGAACCGGCCAAACCGGCGCGCAACTTTTGGACGAGGCGGTGGTTCAGGCCGAGGCGACACTAACCAAGTAG
- a CDS encoding PD40 domain-containing protein translates to MNNKGRMDMPCLFKPVRWLMAGTALLVFGLVACKAELPTATSTPDPSIPTAKPYPPEPTYPPSPTPNLPSTAGWIAFVSRIDGKDHPNVYLANADTGELLRLTDAGNGGGFYPAWLPDGRQIAFTANQNIYVMYSDGSNPHPITNFNEDMYGVSMPKWSPGGKQIVFWTDYTSNPGDSYINVVNIDGTHQKEWLSGVANAGWEAMVWSPDSQEIVFMTRGVEHSATVLRIINRDFSQVRSLTDYAVDCYESVPCPLDVDPTWSPDGRQIAFVCVDHQFEGQTDICIINSDGSQLTNLTDNSASETDITWSPDGQQLAFSSVEPRDLRGGIYVMDADGSNRMQLTYYSASDRNPVWSPDGKRIAFVSERDGNKEIYLMNADGSDQRRLTNNKVEDSYPAWSPQLGSPGDK, encoded by the coding sequence TTGAACAACAAAGGACGAATGGATATGCCTTGTTTGTTTAAGCCAGTTAGATGGCTGATGGCGGGGACAGCATTGTTAGTCTTTGGGTTAGTCGCTTGTAAAGCCGAGTTGCCAACGGCTACCTCTACGCCCGATCCGAGTATTCCGACGGCAAAACCATATCCCCCGGAACCCACTTACCCGCCTTCTCCTACGCCCAATTTGCCCTCGACGGCAGGGTGGATTGCCTTTGTGAGCCGGATAGACGGAAAAGATCACCCAAACGTTTATCTAGCAAATGCCGATACGGGTGAATTGCTTCGCTTGACTGACGCAGGCAACGGGGGAGGTTTTTACCCAGCTTGGTTACCAGATGGCCGACAAATTGCTTTCACAGCTAATCAAAATATTTATGTGATGTACTCTGACGGTAGCAACCCACACCCTATAACCAATTTTAACGAAGATATGTATGGAGTCTCAATGCCAAAATGGTCGCCAGGTGGTAAGCAAATTGTCTTCTGGACTGATTACACTAGCAACCCGGGCGATTCCTACATTAATGTGGTGAATATTGATGGCACTCATCAGAAAGAGTGGCTGAGCGGAGTTGCTAATGCAGGCTGGGAAGCGATGGTTTGGTCACCAGATAGTCAGGAAATCGTTTTCATGACTAGAGGCGTAGAACACTCTGCTACGGTGCTTAGAATTATAAACCGGGATTTTTCGCAAGTGAGGTCCTTGACTGATTACGCGGTTGATTGTTATGAGAGTGTACCTTGCCCACTGGATGTAGATCCAACATGGTCACCTGATGGTCGACAAATTGCATTTGTTTGTGTCGATCATCAATTCGAAGGGCAAACAGATATATGCATAATTAATAGTGATGGTAGTCAACTGACAAACCTAACTGATAATTCGGCTTCGGAGACGGATATTACTTGGTCGCCTGATGGACAGCAGTTAGCTTTCTCCTCAGTGGAGCCACGTGATCTACGTGGAGGAATCTATGTGATGGATGCTGATGGCAGTAACCGAATGCAGTTGACTTATTACTCAGCTTCTGATCGCAATCCAGTCTGGTCACCCGATGGAAAGCGAATCGCCTTTGTCTCCGAACGCGATGGCAACAAGGAAATCTATTTGATGAATGCTGATGGGAGTGACCAGAGACGGTTGACGAATAATAAGGTTGAGGATTCGTATCCTGCCTGGTCGCCGCAGTTGGGAAGCCCAGGAGACAAGTGA